CCCCATGTTACCCATGCAGGTTTGGGTATCCCTGAACCTCATGCTAGTAGAGAAGGTCTAAAACCTCCATGCCGGCATAAATACCCGTGACCTCATGCGAACAGAAACAGCCTGCAGGACCCATACCAGTGTAGACCACCCCGTTGATCTCTAGGGCCATGTTGATACTGCTGATACCAGTGCCTGCCAGACTGAGAGGCCCATCCAGCCGCTCTTCTGTCCCGGAGGGAGCAGGGAGTCACATTTTGGGGAATTAGATTTCAGCTACAAGCTCCCCCCTCCATCCCTGTAGACAGCCCCCATCCCACTTCAGCCCCACACCTGTAATCACAGAAGTGTCTACTGAGGGATCTATCTGCCCCACCTCCAATGCCTATTGGGTGATGAGTCTGTCCTCCCTCATTGCACAGGCCCTAAGCCCTCTCAGCAACAAGTCCCTCCTCACCCCTAAGTGGAACCTTGCCACGGGGCAGGAAACTGGGGGGTGCGCCATGTCGAGGTAGGTTCATGGGCCCCATCAGCACAGCCCTCTTCTCTGGGGGTTCCTCTGGTGCCACCTTCTCACGTGCAGGTCCAAAGGCCAGGCCCACAGGCAGTGCCAGCCGAGGGGTGGGAATTCTGCTctcctctgaaaaaaaaaaaaaaaaaacagatcatttAACTCTCCTGGCCCAAACAACGCTGTCCCTGCATCTAGTTCTCCCCACAGGCCTGGGACCAAGGGAGGTTACCCAAGCTCAAGCACAAAAATTCaatttcccctcccatccagtctCAGCGTAGAGGCTCTGAAAGCTGAAGAGCTCAAAAAGGCCAATATATCTGACTAGGTTGGTCCAATCTGGGGGATTCCCTTCCTTTTGACTGTTAAATAATCCAGGAAAAATAGCAGGCATAAACCACATGCAGATAGAAGTCATCAGTGAACAGGTGTGGAATGAAGCTGCTCTAGATAAAGGACCTTTTCCTGAGCTTGAGCCCCACACCGCGCGGTAACCCATACCCAAGAGCTCCCAACGTTTCACTGATCCCAAATATCACGACACCTAAACCTTAGCACGCACCAAACTTCAGTGCCCATCAGTCCTTACTGTCCCTATACTTCGATGCCTCCCAGACCTCAGAGTTCCCATATTTTAATGTTCCCTTTATTTCAGCACCCCTCTAGGTCTCAGAGACCCTCAAAATTCAGCCGCTCTACCCTCACACCTTTCTTAATGGGGCTCGGGCTTAGGTGCGCGCAGGCGTGGGCCGGCAGGCCGGAGGCGGGGCCTTGAGCAGAGCGTGGGCCGGACGTGGGCGGGGCGGGCCCGGGCTCAGGGGCGGGGCCAGAAGCGCCCCTAGGTGGCTGCCCAGCCGGGCCGAAGAGCGGGGCTGCGGTGTAAGACTGACGACGGCCCTCGCGTCGGTTGCTGTCGATGGCAGCCTGGAGCTCCCCAGGGGAGCTGAGCGCCCGCGTCTCGCATTCGTACGGGTACAGATACTTCATGTACCTAGGAGCggacggggtggggtggggtggggtggaaggcTGGGCCCAGCTGATCAAGCCTCACACCCGGACAAGAACCCTCGGGGGGGCCCCCCAAGCCCCCGGCCCCCAGCTCCCGCGCCTCGCTCCCACCGCTCGCGCGCGCCCGGCCTCACTGGGTGCGTAGAGTGAAGGCGGCCGACGTGATGGTGGTGGGCAGGCTGAGGCCGCGCGTGACCTCCCGCCACACCTTGCGATTGATGACTTCCACCAGACCGCCCTTGGCCGTCACCAGGCGGAACAGCGCGTACAGGTCCAGCACCTGCTTCGCCATGATGGGCACACGGTTCACGGGTGTCCCTGATGAGGGGTGAGCAGAGAGTCAGGACACTAAGACCCTGTCTGCCGGCATCCACAGCGGGTGGAGGAATCGGCTTCCTGGACCTGTCTTGGCGAGGCCCTGGAGATGGGGAGGTGAGATTGCAGGCGGGGCCCACAGCCCCCAGAACCTCCCCTGTAGCAGGAAGGACGGGAGGCTAGACTAGAGGGTGGCAAACTTCTTCTGTAAAGGGCCAAACAAATGGTAAATGTTTTAGGCTTTCCGGGCCAGTCTCTTAGAGCTACTCCACTCTGCCATTGCAGGCTGAAAGGATATTTAAAGGAATGAACGCGGCTCtagtccaataaaactttatttacacacGCTTAAGTTCAAATTTCATACGTCCAGAAAGGTTATTCGTCTTTCAAATTTTCCccttatttaaaaatgtgaaacccCCTTCTTTTCTCGTGGGCGATTAGATTTGGCCTCCTGGCTTTGGTTTGCCGCCCCCTGGGGTAGACCATAGGAAGGACTTCCTGACAGTACTGAAGAGCCAGACTCCTCTAAGCAGCGGCCCCCGGGTGGCTGCAAGAGGCAGGGGCATGGTGAATGGAAGAAGCAGCCCCCGCCGCGGCTCGCCGACTCCGCAgtccccgccgcccccgccggccGGTCCTGACAAAGGGGCCTGTCTGCGCTGAGCGATGGGCCCCAGTTAATTCCTTACCGATCTCGGCCCCTTCCGCTGCCGCCTTTGGACCCGAACAATTAGCTGCGGCCTGATTAATGGGGGGAAATTATCGGCCCCGCGGGACACCCTCCCCCGCACAGGGAGCAGAGTAAGGCAGGGACCTgagggaggcagagctgggagaagAGGGGGCTGGGATCTACTCAGACCACACTACCCCACCCAGTGGAGGGGGTACCgggaggaaggggcagggaggggccatTGGGATCGGAATGACCCAGCCTTCCTGGGGAGCAAAAGGCCCTGGAGCCCCACTGAGGGTCCCCGGTTGGGAAGGGACCTGCGCGGGTGCTGAcctggccctggggtgggggcctgAGGGACTTCGGCCGCCAGCTGCACTAAGGGAGGGGGGGGCCAGTGCAGCCAGTTAATTAGCGGCTTATCAGGCCGCTCTAGGAGTGAGTTAATTAGCTTTGTAGAGAGAGATAATGAGTCAGTCTTCTGGACCCATGAATCTGGGGAGAAACTGAAGTGATGGACTGCCGCCCACCCTGATCCCTTCATGGACCCTTGTTGCATTCACTTCTGGCTCTGAGATTTCTGGAAAGGAATTCCTTCTCCTCCACAGCACCCCCTACCCCTCAAGAAGTCCTTCCTTGGGTCTAATTCCAGTCCTTCCTGCTGCAGAACACATTGGATGTTTCCTGCCTGAAgcaaggggaaactgaggcgaGACAAGGCTGGAGGAAGGGCCAGGGAGGAGAACCAAGGCACTCCCAGTCCCCCAATTCTGGAAACCCCCACACCCCAGGCCAGCCCCCTACCACTTCACTCTCCCACCCTCCCAATTGATCCCACACTCATTAACCTGCCAGCGGGCTGCCCACTAattaatccctgggtggagaagggggGCAGGGTCAGAGGTTAAAGACGCTATTGAGAACCCAAAGGATAGGTGCTGCCAAGCCCAGATCTCTGCAAAGAGGACCCAAACTGAGGACTAAACCCTGGGGTTTCCCTTCCCTGAACCTGGTACGTGAGGGTCCCTCCCTTACATCAACCCACTCACCCCTCTTCTGCATGAAGCTAAACAGGTCGTCCAGAAACTCTTTCCTCTTGGGGTCTGCATCGAGCTCGTACAGCTGGGGAAAAACTGAGGTCATTTCCCAGTTCTGTGTATCCCCCCACACTGGGACCCCCTTCAACTCCAACCCCTGGATAAAGGACCCCAGTTGAAGGGGCAAGGAGGTTCTGAAACATAGACTTCCTGAGAGAGCATTGAGCTCTTTGCCCTGGGGGCAGGTAGgggcactttttttccccctgatacATACAGACACCCTCTACTGGCTAGTAGTGCCATGTCCTGGGCAGTTAACACCATCCACCTGGGGAGTAAGGGAAGAGAAAGCTGCAGAGGTTCTGCCTGCCTTCCAGAGCCCCAGGGAGGAAGTCAGGCTGGTACTGTGTTCTACATTGAGGAAATTGACAGATATGGCTgagtcactcattcactcattcattcctgcAAGGGCTTCTTGCTGCTCACATGTCTGTGTGCCAGGACTGGGGATGAGGGGCAGAGATGCCTCTAACCCATCCCTCTGGCAGGGAGGATGCTCAGGAAAGCTGGGTTGAAACCTAGGACCCCTCAGCCCACATTCTGGTCTGATCTCCTTCCAGGAACAGTTTCCTCCACTTCAGAAGCTGCCACAGAGCCAATGGCTCTGGACCACCCAAGACCTGTAGGGTGAGGACTTGAAAGGCCAGGGATCCTCCCACCCCTTCTCAGTCACCCACTTCCAGTATCAGCTCTCAAATACTCCAAGGAGGGACAATCCCTAAAGTAATAGTGTCTTTTACCCAAGTAACAATCCCTGAGAAACACCGACAGGTAAACTCGATCCCCCAATAGGAACTCTCAGAGTAAAAAAATACCCATGAGTAACAAACCCCAGAGATGCACCTATAGATCTACACTCCCACAAGAACTGAGCCCTAAGTCTGAGATGGATACCTGCAGATAACACGTGTGTTTTCCAAGTAATAAGCCTCTGAATTACACCCAGGAGAAACAGTCACTAGAGCCACACCTCCAGAGTCCTGAGAAACAGTCCAAGTTTTACACAAAAGCCGCAGAGTCTAACCACAGATTAACACTTCGGGAAAATACCCCAAACCAACACCCTATGAGTAACACCACCAGAATAGCACACCTAGAATCAGTGCCCTGCATAACACTTTCTAATGACAGCCTAGAGTAGTGCCTTAGAATAACATCCAGACGGGTTCCGCGGGGATGAAGAGCCTCAAATTAAGGCCCTGTGAGTAAGGCCTTGTCATTCCCAGCTGCCCAGGGGCCCTTCAGTCCCACTGACTGTAGTGATCATCATGGGTTGGCAACTGTCACCCCATGGGACTCAGGCCAGGACGAGGATTTggatggggagaaggggacaagaaagAGACGAAGTGGATATCAGCTTGCCAAAGGAGTGGCAACCTCCATTCCACTTTTAAAGACAGAGGTGGGCATCCAAGGACACCCTGACTGGTCCCCGGACTCTGACCTTGTGACTTGATGTGGAGACTGCTGGCACTGGAATCCGCAGCTCCCAGATCGCCCTCCCTCCGAATTCTTGAAGACTCCTACACCCCTCCCATTTGCCCTTCCAGCCTCAACAACAAGTGCCTTCAGTCTGTCGGCCTCCATTTTCCTGGGTGTCTCCTGCACCTCGCGATGTGCACCTTCTTTCTGCCTCTCCCCCACTGTCACGGTCTCTCCCTATCTTCCCACTGTCTCTCCAGGTCTCTATCTCTGTCCTTCCATCCTGCTGagagcagtgggggtgggggtgctatTAATCCCTTGGCTCTGTTTTGCCCAAAGAGTAGGAAGGGGGAGGGCCTGACATTGAGAGGGTCCTACCTGCTTGAATTGCTCCTCGTAGGTCCACTCGTGGGGATGAGGTCCAGGGGGCTGGCTGGAAGGTGAGCTGCTGCCCCGGGTCCCTGGCCGGCTGTCCTCGGCTGCCTCATCTTCTGCCCcagcttcttcttcctcctcatcttggccatcctcttcttcctcagctccaacctcccccaaccccctctcAGGGGCCTCCAGGGTCCGGGATCCAGGAAAGGAAGGCCCTGGGggtgctgctggtggtggtgggtgtGGAGGGGCCAGTGGCCCCACCCCCTGGGCCAGCCTGGCTGCCTGCTGTCTCTGCAGGGCTTCCATGACAGCTTCCAGGCGCAGTCCCCCCACCGGTGGAGGGGCTGGCACCAGGCGGGGCCCTGGGGAAAGGGCTGCCTGTGGGGGAGGGAATGATGGGCATTGGGTCCAACTCAGAGGAGGTGGTCATGGACTCAGGGAAGCAccgggtgggggggaggtggggcatGAGGAAAAGTCAGAAAGATCGCTTTCTCAGAAATCCACCGAGAGGTAAAAGGAGCAGGAGAGACAGGGACCGGGCCCAGAGAGACAGAAACGGACATTGACAGCACGGGTAGAGACGGAGCAGATCAAAAAGGGTGACAAGGACCaagggacagagagagatggaggggagagagaaggacagggagATGTGAGGACAGAAATGGAGATGGGACCGAGAGATGGGGAGAGGCAAGAGACCGACAGGGACCAAGGTAGAGAGAGGTCGAGACAGCAGGCAGAGACAGAGGTGGGGAGAGATGAGATTAATAGAGGCATCAGATAGGGAGACTAGGAAGGTAGGCGATAGAGGAGCAAGAGATAGATATCCAAGACCTGAGTGACAGGCTGTCCAGGGAGAGtcacagagagacagaggcagacaaATAGTAAGACCAGGGTAGAGAGGGACCAGAGAAGACCGACGCAGCAGGAGACAGAGATAGGAGAAAGAGATTCGACAGAGACAGGGCAAAACAGTAAACAAACAGGGGGACAGAGACAGGGGAGAAGACGGACACGGGGCAGACAGGCTGAGGACTAGAACCGAGGAGGAGCGGGAACAGAGGATCCCCGGGATAGACCCCGGGACGGGGCCGGGGACGCCGGGGTCTCCTCGCCCGCTCCCCGGCTCCCGGCTGCCACACTCACCAGCCTGGCGCGGCCCGCTGCCCCCGGAGTCTCCACGGCGCTCCCTCCGTTCAACCCGCCTCTCGGGCGGCCCCTGTAGTGGCTCGGTTCCCTGCGCAGGGTCCCCTGCCGTGCGCTCCTGCCGCCGCGCGCCCCTCCGGCCTCCGTGCGCTCACTCGCTGTTCTGCTGGCGGCGGCCGCGAGGGCGGGACCCGAGCGGGGCAGGGCGggcggggaggcagggggaggccccgggaggggagggggggctCTGCGGCTTCCAGCCCCCCAACAGGTGTCTCCCACCCTCCATACAGCCAGATTCGGAGAGGAGAGGGCGCTGGAGAGCTGCTGGGGATCGTGCAAAGGAGAGTGAGGCGCCCCCCATCTCTGAACTCCGGTCCAGGGTCCTTCCCCGGCCGCAAATGTCCGGGGTAGGGGCCCCACACCGGTACTCCGTGCCCGGCATCCAAACACCAACATTCGTGTTCACACACCAACACACCCTGTCCCGAGTTCACACACAGCCGCCGTGTCTCACACACTTGGCTACAGGGATGCTGTGGCGCCAATGCCTAGACTGGCTGTGATCAGGAGGGGGATCACTGCAGGGTTCTGGGGTGACGGTGCAGGGCCTGGACAGAGCAGAAACTTCCCCCTGCCCTGTCTACATGCTGGTCCCAGCTGCAGGCACGCTGCAGCTTGCACCATACTCTCACATGGTGAACTCACTTCTACACTCACACACTCAGAGGTCTCTGAGCTGACTGCACACCAACATCAGGGCACACATATCACCTGCAGGTACAAAGCTACACCGTGTTTAGCTCTTTTGACGTTCTATTATGGAAAATGTCAACATATTCCCAAGAAGAGTGACCAGAATAACGAGCCTCTGGCACTCCTCACGAATTTCAACGATGATcagattttgcccatttttccagACACCCTCCACCCATGTTTGCATAACTATCTCCAACTGCTCCAggctcaccccacccccagttaTCCTCCAGATGAGGAGATGCCATTCCTTAGCAGCCTGGACCCCACTCTTAAGCACCCTCATTCATTCCACAGTTTCTTCCGATGCCCAAGGAAATCGACCTACAAAAAGCACCGAAGGTCACCCAGAGGTGATGCCAAGTGTGTGAGGCATCACGCCTCTGTAGGAGTGATAGCTGGCATGGTTGTGAAACTCTGCTGTGTCATTCATACTCACTCAAGTACACTAGTGCCAGGGCCAAGATTCCTCTAGGAGGCAGAAGTTCAGGGGTGAGTTTtacctttttcttcctcctccaccctctcccagTCAGTCTGTTCCCCTCAGACCCAGGTTGCCTTGGCCTGGACCACCAACTCTTCTTACCAAGCTCTTGTGGTGGGTAACACCCCATGTGCTCTCCCTGGCTCCAgcctccaccctgcccccagctctTTTCCTGCTAGGGCACTAAGTCCTTGTTCTCTTTTAACCCACCCCTGGGCACAGTGAGACTCAGTCTTGCTCATACCCTTGGATCACTCCAGTGCCCACGTGCTCAGATTTCAGATTGGACAGCCCAGACACCACCTCCACCAAGAAGCCTTGGTGATCCCACCACTTTCAAATCCGATGCCCCCTGCTCCCACGGCTTGTGTGGTGTAAGTTCTACCGGGACAGAGTCGAGCCCCTCTGCTGCTCCACCTCCAAGGTAACTGCTGTGTTCAgcttgcctgcctccctccccaccctccaactTCCCAGGCTGCTCAGAGAGGAAGTGCCCGGAGAGGGACAGAGGCTAGGTTCCTATTGGAAAGGTGGAAACTGGCTTGGGGAATTCCACCTCTGAGGGTCTGGAGATTGCTTTGGAGGGGATGGAGAGGGATAAGGGACTGGATGCTACtccccaaggaaaagaatcaAGTGGAGCTTCACGaatagtggggcttcccttgtggctcagtcgtaaagaatctgtctgctgttGCAGgagatccgggaagatcccacatgccgcaccacaactattgggcctgcgctctagagcctgggagctgcaattcatgagcccatgtgccacaagtactgaagcccgagtgccaaAGCTTGTGCTACGCACcaagagaatccactgcaatgaggagccctcGCACTGCAACTATAGAGTACTCTCAGCCGGccactagagaaaaacctgcgcAGCAATAAAGGCtacgcacagccaaaaataagaaattctgtttttcaaaaagaagTATGGTAAATTCACCTTTGGGTCTAGGCTAGGAAGGCACAACGGGGAAGGGCAGAGGGGAAGGAATAAGTTGACCGGAActtggtttctctttctctctctctctccatctgtgaAGAAAGGCATCTTATACCCATATATAGCCCCCTCTGAGCCTGTACCTCACACAGACAGATAGATCTAGACCTCCATTCGTCCAACACATACTTATGGAGTACCTACCTTATGCGAGGCAATGTTGGACACAGGAGTAAATATAGCAAAGTCCCTATTATAATGGCATCATTCCAGTGGGAGAAATATATAGTGTGTATAataagcaaaatggagaaaaataaatctggGTTGGGGGAATAGAAAGGGAATCGTGTATTAGTTACCTATTACTGTGCAACAAATTACATTCAAACTTAGCAGCTTGAAACcgcatttattttttcacaattttGTGGATCAGGAATTCGAGAGTGGCTTAGCTGAGGGGTGCTAACTGTCTTTTCATGAGGTTGTAGTCAAGATGTTGGCTGCAGTGATTTGAAGGTTTGGCTGGGACTGGAGGATCCTCTTTGCATGGCTATTGGCAAGAGGCTGTTCTCCCCAGCTGGGCCTCTCCATAGGAGAGGACCTCATGTCTGAGTGTCCTCCAACCTGGCAGCTGATTTTCCCCAGAGAGAGTGACTAAAGAGGGAAGAGAACTTTTTATAGACTAGTTTTAGAAGTCACACACTGTCACTTCTGCCATATATTATTTGTTAAAAGTACATAACTAAGTCCAGCCTACACTTAAGGGGAAGGGAATTAGGCTTCACTTCTTAAAGAGAAGAGTATCGAAAATTTGCTGTTTGAAAACCAACACAGAAGGGCTGATATTACCCAATGTTAAGGGGAGGACTCACTGAGCAGGAATTTGAGGGAGGAAAGGCCATCCAGATACCTGAGGAAGAGACTTGCAGTCAGAACAGCAGGTGTAAATACCCTGAAGTGGAAGTTTGAtgcattggaagaaaagcaaggCCACTGGTCTAGAACACAGTGGCCAAGGTGACCAGTTGGATGTTTGGTCAGAGGTAACATGGACCTTGGAGTAGCTTCTTGGAGGCAGTGAAAGGACTGGATGAGATGGGAAGCCATTGGAAATGGCTGAGCAGAGTGAAAGTCTGAGCAAACAGTGAAAGTCTGACTCTGGTTGTTGAGTCTGGCTCTGACCTTCCACAACGGATGCAAGCATTAGGCTCAGTTAGGAGGCCATTGCAGTAatccaggcaagagatgatgaTGGCTTGTACCAGGGTGGTAACAGTGGAGATGGCAAGGAGTGGTAAGATGCTGAATATGTTTTGAAGATAAATCTGACAGGATCTGTTGATGTCTTGAATGTAGAATGTGAGAGAATGAAAGGGATCCAAGATGACTCCAAGGTGTTTGGCCAAAGCACCTGGATAAATGGAGGTGCCTTTAACTAAGGCCATAAAgactgcaggaggtgcaggattGGGAGAGAAATCAGTTTGTGTTGAACATTTTGAGATGCCAATTAGATGACCAAGTGAAGAGGTCAAGTGGAGATGAAAGTAATCAGCTATCTGAATCTGGAACTCAGAGGACGTTTAGACTGAGACCAAAAATGACACATCAAGACACATAGATGGTCCTCAAGTTCCAaccattgttgcaaatggcagggcttccttctttttcatggctgaataacattccttGTAGATATATactacaatttctttatccattcattcttgAGAGTATTATGTGAAATGAAAtaatcagataaagacaaatgttATTAAATGTGAActctaaaaaaacccaaaaaactgaactcatagaaacagagaacagattggtggttgccagaggtcaGGGGAGAAATGAGAGTGGTCAAAAggtaaacttccagttataagataaataaatcctggggatgtaatgtacagcattcTGACTATAGTCAACAATATTATATGGCATATTTGCAAGTTGCTAACAGAGTAGATCTTGAAACCtctaatcaaaagaaaaaaattatgactgtgtggtgatgaatgttaacttgtggtaatcatttcataatatagacaaatatcaaattattatgttgtataccttattttttttttttttattagttggaggctaattacttcataacattgcagtgggttttgtcatacattgacatgaatcagccatgttgtataccttaaaattaataaaaccttGCATATCAATTGTATCTCAGTATAACTGGTATGTAGACATATAGGTGGTACTTATTTATGGTTGTCCcatgtggcttatgggatcttagtttcctgacctgggattgaacccggaccTCAGCAGTGGAAGCctcaaatcttaaccactggattgctagggaattccctagatGGTATTTAAAGTCATGAAATGGTTGCTATCACCTCAGAGCAGTATAGACCTGGGAAGTCAGAGGTTAAAGAAATAAGCAAGATCCAGCAAAGGAGGCAAAGAAGGAAGAGTAGTGTCCTCTAAGTGACATGAGTGTTTTAAGACTGTGTGAAGTTAAAGTGAGAAGAAATAACCACTGGACTTAGCAGCACATGGGGAGGGGCCCCGGAGCTTAGTCctatgtgaaagaaagaaatgacacagGGAGCTGCGGCGTCCCTAGTAGACGTGGGCTCTAAGCCTAGAGGCAAAGGTGGGTTTCAGGGTGAGAGAAATCCTGAGGCTTGACTTTGCAACCTGTGGTCACACGGAGAGGCTGCAGCCAGGGCCTGTCATGGCCCACACGGCGGTGGTGGACTCTCAGGAGGCGGTCTTGCCTGGACCTCACATTCACTCTGTGTGATCAGTTTAGACTTTTGATGTTCTCAGTGGTTATATATGTAGTCTTTTGTATTCTTGCTCATTAGAATGTCAAATTTTTAGAATAAGAGATTTTTTATAACCatgtttcttccattttaaatatattagagTGCTAAGAAGGGAGGCCTGGGCCTTGCTCAACCTCAGAGCGAAGTAGGAGGGTGAGGCAGGTGCAGGGCCCGTGGGAGTGTACACTTCAGGCACCTCTCTGATCTCCTCCTAGTCCCAGCCCTCACTCACTACCTCAGACGTCACCAGAAAGTGTGCCTGCTGCCCACTCCTGGGAGCTCCCACTGAAGTAAGGGGTCCTGGAAAAAGCCAACTGGAGGAGGAACTCCTGCTCTGGGTGGAGGTGAACAAGCTACCCTGGAGACCTAGTGCAAAGCAGATGGAGAATGACGAGGCCTTTCAGCTCAAAAGTGGCTGCACACTGCCACCCAGTGATCATTCAGGGTAGGACTCCCAGGACTGTTCCCAGAACAGCACTAGCAGAGGTAAGACCAGACACCAAGAGGAAGACACACACCTCCGTTAACCGTGAATTTCTTAAAACGGTGGCATTCAAACCTGGTGAAGAGAACCTTATGAAACATGCTGATCTCAAGGCCTCaacccagaactgatctctgGGGGTTGGGCACAATAATCTATAGAGTCAATGAGCCTGCGGGTGACTCCTGGGAACACTGAAGTATTGAGTAAAAAGCCGCTGTCATAAACTGAATCACACAGTGAGGGAGAGACCTTCCTGAGGCCCCCAGGAGTTAGAGGTTTTCCTGTTGCTCAGACAcgaaaagaaatgaaactgttcAACAGGTCTTTATTaacagagacagacagatgaaCAGAGAATGCAGCAAGGGCAGTGTCCAGAAGCTGTGATGGGTGTGTGCACAGAAAAGGCTTTCTCTAGGCCAGCGACGGCCCCTTGGACCTGGGTCCACCTGTCCAGGTACTTGTCCCAGCAGTGGGCCCTGGGCTGAGGCCAGCTTCCCCATCATACCCTGGAGGGAGGTGTGACCTCGGCATTTTCCATTCTCCTGGTTCTCCAGAGGGTAGGGGACAGACCATGAGGATACTTGCATAGCAGGGGAACAAAAAGGGGTAAGGCATATGGTGAGGATGGGAGATGAAGGGGAAGGGCATCATAGCTGCAGATGAAGGGGGCCTCCAAAGGCAGCCCCTCTTCTCCCCCATCCCCCCTAATCAATGGCTGCTGGGCTGAAGGGTCAGACCCAGGCAGTGTGAAATAGCCACCCCCATCCCTAACTCCAGAGCCCTgactaggggcagagaggctcTGGAGAGGCCTGAGTTAGTGA
This portion of the Muntiacus reevesi chromosome 10, mMunRee1.1, whole genome shotgun sequence genome encodes:
- the ARID3C gene encoding AT-rich interactive domain-containing protein 3C isoform X1 → MEALQRQQAARLAQGVGPLAPPHPPPPAAPPGPSFPGSRTLEAPERGLGEVGAEEEEDGQDEEEEEAGAEDEAAEDSRPGTRGSSSPSSQPPGPHPHEWTYEEQFKQLYELDADPKRKEFLDDLFSFMQKRGTPVNRVPIMAKQVLDLYALFRLVTAKGGLVEVINRKVWREVTRGLSLPTTITSAAFTLRTQYMKYLYPYECETRALSSPGELQAAIDSNRREGRRQSYTAAPLFGPAGQPPRGASGPAPEPGPAPPTSGPRSAQGPASGLPAHACAHLSPSPIKKEESRIPTPRLALPVGLAFGPAREKVAPEEPPEKRAVLMGPMNLPRHGAPPSFLPRGKVPLREERLDGPLSLAGTGISSINMALEINGVVYTGVLFARRQPVPASQGPTNPAPPLPTGPPSSTSP
- the ARID3C gene encoding AT-rich interactive domain-containing protein 3C isoform X2; protein product: MEALQRQQAARLAQGVGPLAPPHPPPPAAPPGPSFPGSRTLEAPERGLGEVGAEEEEDGQDEEEEEAGAEDEAAEDSRPGTRGSSSPSSQPPGPHPHEWTYEEQFKQLYELDADPKRKEFLDDLFSFMQKRGTPVNRVPIMAKQVLDLYALFRLVTAKGGLVEVINRKVWREVTRGLSLPTTITSAAFTLRTQYMKYLYPYECETRALSSPGELQAAIDSNRREGRRQSYTAAPLFGPAGQPPRGASGPAPEPGPAPPTSGPRSAQGPASGLPAHACAHLSPSPIKKEERLDGPLSLAGTGISSINMALEINGVVYTGVLFARRQPVPASQGPTNPAPPLPTGPPSSTSP